A window of Miscanthus floridulus cultivar M001 unplaced genomic scaffold, ASM1932011v1 fs_505_1_2, whole genome shotgun sequence genomic DNA:
CATAGAACCTAGGAATTTAGGTAAACGATTTTGGAAGTTGTTGTATTTAATTTTTATAATGACAATGGTGGGTAATTTTTTAGAAAATCAAATTAATTGATCAAATGGTTATTATTTCTAGTGATGATTAAACCTTATTAAATTGATGGCTAATTATTGTAAGAATTTTgaggatttatcttttttcccAGCACATCTGGTGAGAATTAACATGATGCCTCCGTTGGTGTCTTCAATTAGTAATATTAAGATTAAAGTAGTTTAATTTATGACAAAAGCAAAGTGAAGGGAGGAGGGGGTGAACTGGAAACATGATAGTACTATGTCTCGCGCTTTGACGTTAATAGGCTTGCGTCAGCACGATGCTAGTattttaatttgaatattgttcgGTGAGGGGAAGAATATTGTTCGTTAATTAATACAGTTAAGCGTCGTGATCAGGATTTGAGGTTGTGTTATCACGATGAAACCTCCACATTCTTCTTGTTTCCAAAGATAATAGAGAATTTTTACAATGGTTGTCGGAAAATGGATGGCTCACGAGAGCCGATCCGACGGCTAAAAAGACAGAGGAACCAATTAGATAGGCACAAAGTGCATACTAAATGGTGGGACCATATGCACTAAGTGCATACTAAAATTGGTGGGATCAGCCCTTAAGAAAAGAGGGGATAATTCTTTTTTCGAAATTGTTTTATGTAATTAAGGGTAGAATAGTAAATTTATAATAGTAAAATAATCTTTGAGTAGTATATGAATAATTGAAGTAGTATAGTTTGTAAAATGTTTATTTCTCGAATTCAACCTTAGCCACTCTCGTCTGTCTGTTTGTTCTTCCTTCGTGTGTGCTGTGGCGGCGTTGGCTgctagggcgagggcgagggcgagggccagGCAGGGCTGCGGCGGCGCCGACTACCAGGGCGAGGGCAAGGGCGGCCAGAGCATGCGAAGCTTCTCACCAGTCTCCGGCGAACGGCGGCACCGCGTAGATCCGGGAAAGACGGTGGAGGAGGCGAGATccgggcccggcggcggcggccgaccCAGCTGCCGGGAGGGTGCGGGCGGCGTGGTGCGCGCGTCCGCGGCGGTCCGAGGTTGCTCAAATCGGCCGCCACAAAGACGGTGGAGGAGGCGAGATCCGGGACCGGCGGCGTCCACGGTCCCGTTCGTCGCGCTGGGGGGCGGTGGGTTCCTGGAGCGGCCCGTGAGCGCGCTGGGGGTGCTCCTCCTCGTGCTCTCCCTCACGGGCCTCGCGGGGGCACTCTGCCTCGCCTCGTGCCTCCTCTGGCTCTTCCTCCTCATCCTGCTCCTCTTCGCCTTCACCGTATTCGCCTTCGTCGTCACCAACCGCGGCGCCGGGTGGGTCGTCTCCGGCAGGGGGTACAAGGAGTACCGCCTCGGGGACTACTCCACCTGGATGCAGAGGAGGGTGGAGGACTCGCAGAACTGGGCCAAGATCCGGAGCTGCCTCCAGGACGGCGAGGTCTGCCAGAAGCTCACGGCCAGGAAGGAGACTGTCGCCCAGTTCGTCAACAGCAACCTCTCCCCGATGCAGGTACATACACCGATTCCCTAGTTCTTAAGTTATCCACGTTGTAAGTATTTTTGGATTGTTGAATTTGTATAGAATTGCTGATTTTGTTCTGCATTTCACTTCATGAGCCAAATGTTCACTAAATATAGGAGTTCTGTCAGTTTTGTCTAGCAATCACTGCATTAAACCTGCAATTTCTTATTGATCTGAACCTGCAATTTCTTATTGATCTGAGCTTGATTGGCTTGGTCATCTCGAAGTGATGTTAGCCTGTGACGAGTCGAGCCCACTTAGTACTTTGAACCCTCTCACATAGTTCAAAAAGCTCTGGCTCTGTCAAACAAAGAGGTTGTTGATAAAGCCATCTATCCTTCCAGAATCTAGTGAGGTTTCCATTTTTCATACAGATGTCGGTACCCATCAGATAGATATCCTTGACTTTAAGCAAATCAGACCAAACAGAAGAATCTGTTAACCGATGAGATACACTATGAATTGTATCAATATTTGAAATTGAGTATCTTAATGCTTTTACTGATATGCATTACAATCCTTTTTTAGCCAGAGAAGTCATGCCATCTTAATGTTTTTTGTTCAAAGTTTGACATAGAAAAAAGAGTTACCAAGGTTGCTCCTctttctaaatgcatatgtagtGTTTTTTTACCAGTAACAGCCTACCCAGCGTGCTTGGATAGTAGGCTTTATTGCTATTGTTTTGCTATTAGCACTTGTGGGTTGTGGCAAGAATTTTCATTAGAGTTCACTAGACCAAATATACATTGGAAATAATAGTAACATATTATCTTTACCTTTTTCCTGTTCTTTTAGGTAGAGTTACAAGTGTTTCGTAAGGAATTGGATAGATCTGAAAGTTTTACTGTGTCAATACCTGCACACACTGGTGGTGCAATGCCGGCATCTAGCTATTCAGATCAAAGCTTGACAGGTATCTCATATTTCTAtactttcattttttttctaaataattTTACATGGTAATCTGCAGGAAGTTAGGAATTGTATTTCTTGTTCTGTAGAGACGGGACTCCCTCTTAAAAGATGATTAAATCTTTCATAAGGATAACCTGTTTGATTGAGTTTTCATGAATTTTACTAGGCAAAAGATCATCAGGGGTATACTTTATTTTTCTGCAGAAGATGATGCACTTCTGTGCCTGAACACTGAAAAAACCAGGCTATCTCCACAGTGCACTACTAGTAGCAAGACAGTTACCATAGGGCAAAGTGAAGAAGAAACGTAAGAGTTGAGCAAGGATAAGGATATTCAACATATTAATATAAGAGGTGAAGAGCTTTTTAATCTTTTTTTGaatgatttctttctctgatgCAATTTTGTGACGATTTTGTTGGATCTTTGAATAGAAGAGAAGCATCCTGAATCTCGGAGCATgtattctgaaaatggcagcagaAGTTTTGGAATGCACATATAGGTCGGGTTTACTTGTTGACTTGGGCCGCGGTTGGTGGTGATTACAGGAAGAAAGATGCAGGTCATCATCTAGATCCAGGGTGCCAACCGGGAGATCAGATGCACTTGTGCAACTTCTGATGAAAGGCCGTCCAGGCGGTCCAGTCCGTAGAGCATAGTGTAGCTTCATGATGTGGTGAAGCTAAAGCTAACTGTAGAGGAGGCCCCGCATGACACGGCACATTATTTTGTAGCAGTTCGTTGACAGATTTAAAAAAAAGCCATGTTGTGTTGTGTTTAGGCTGGTCCAGGATCTGTGTCTCCCTCGCCTGCTAGTAGTACGTAGTAACCAGCAGCATGGGTTTGATGTGAGTATGTGAGCATGGTGGTTTGTAGAAAGGTGTTTGctgcacttgcacttgatctaTGTGTATAATACTCCTAATTATACATCTCGCTTCGTTG
This region includes:
- the LOC136532020 gene encoding uncharacterized protein, whose protein sequence is HSRLSVCSSFVCAVAALAARARARARARQGCGGADYQGEGKGGQSMRSFSPVSGERRHRVDPGKTVEEARSGPGGGGRPSCREGAGGVVRASAAVRGCSNRPPQRRWRRRDPGPAASTVPFVALGGGGFLERPVSALGVLLLVLSLTGLAGALCLASCLLWLFLLILLLFAFTVFAFVVTNRGAGWVVSGRGYKEYRLGDYSTWMQRRVEDSQNWAKIRSCLQDGEVCQKLTARKETVAQFVNSNLSPMQVELQVFRKELDRSESFTVSIPAHTGGAMPASSYSDQSLTGS